From the genome of Candidozyma auris chromosome 2, complete sequence, one region includes:
- the UTP21 gene encoding rRNA-processing protein — protein sequence MAGDSTKKQKLEPSKGVSKPSKIFSPFRSLGNVSNEVPFAVGTLGSTFYIVTSVGRSFQIYDASTLHLLFVSQSQTQGKISALAAHFHYVYAASGTKVGIYKRGRLEMELEVPCSASASINHLLVFGEYLIAASSDGQINVFKKAAGSKIPSEHYTTINSIKPKFDGDIVGLTHPPTYLNKIVVATTNGIHLINVRTAKSIYKSPENQFGEPLSAIEFAPALDIIALGTGSGSVFLYNLKKGSILGERIIASPPETAAKVNAISFRTDGSHHLVAALSNGDLYFHDLVKRNRVHVSRNTHAEPTGGVANAKFLNGQPIVVTNGGDNQLKELVFDPPLSTTNSSVVSPPRHLRSRGGHSAPPVAIVFPNEDKSHFVYSASKDRSLWCFSMRKDAQAQEVSQRSPKDSKKKGGPVASMREKVPEITTLAMSVAREGDWENMVTAHKNEIFARTWDSKHKRIGRHELATVDGGFAKAVCVSHCGNFALVGSSNGGIGAYNLQSGLLRKKYMLHKNKAVTGLAIDGMNRKMVSCGLDGIIGFYNFSESKYLGKLELEAPITKMVYHKGSDLVACALDDLSIVVVDVVTQKVARVLFGHSNRITDLDFSPDGRWIVSVSLDGTLRTWDIPTGGCIDGIRLPNVATNVKFSPIGDFLATTHVSSNGISLWTNRTQFHPVSTRQMEEIEFSTALLPNVSGEGGASIIEGALDITEQDELDINQVYHSVDQINDDLLTLHVGDRNKYSNILHLDIIKKRNKPKEAPKKPEKAPFFLSLSGEAVGDQAIVAENGLTKSSNGSSTSTEDSRLRALKETGEHNFESQFTRSLREGSESNDYKEFIDFLVNSAPSLIDLELRTLNTFPPLREMTNFVISMNQAFELNSNYDVLQAIFGLFLKHHGDVIYAHPEEEELHEALERWGQLNQQKGDKLEELVKYCSGVINFVSTV from the coding sequence ATGGCTGGAgattcaacaaagaaacagaaactCGAGCCTTCGAAGGGGGTCTCAAAACCCCTGAAGATTTTCAGCCCTTTCAGGTCCCTAGGCAATGTGTCCAACGAGGTGCCCTTCGCAGTGGGCACTTTGGGTTCAACTTTCTATATAGTCACTTCAGTTGGGAgatcttttcaaatttACGATGCTTCCACTTTGCACTTGCTTTTTGTTTCCCAATCACAAACCCAAGGCAAAATTTCGGCGTTAGCTGCTCATTTCCACTACGTCTATGCCGCTTCTGGCACCAAAGTGGGTATTTATAAAAGGGGCCGTTTGGAGATGGAGCTTGAAGTGCCATGttctgcctctgcctcaaTCAACCATTTGCTTGTGTTTGGAGAGTACTTGATTGCTGCCTCGAGTGACGGCCAGATTAAtgtgttcaagaaagcaGCCGGGTCCAAGATTCCCTCAGAACATTACACCACTATCAACAGCATAAAACCTAAGTTCGATGGAGATATCGTCGGGTTGACTCACCCTCCTACGTACCTCAACAAGATTGTCGTCGCTACAACTAACGGTATCCATCTTATAAATGTGCGTACCGCAAAGTCCATCTACAAGTCGCCAGAGAACCAATTTGGTGAGCCCCTTTCTGCCATTGAATTTGCACCTGCTCTTGATATTATTGCGCTTGGAACGGGCTCAGGTAGTGTGTTCTTGtacaatttgaaaaaaggTTCTATTTTGGGCGAGCGAATCATCGCTTCTCCTCCCGAGACGGCTGCAAAGGTGAATGCCATTTCCTTCCGTACGGATGGATCTCACCATCTTGTGGCTGCTTTGAGCAACGGTGATCTCTACTTCCACGATCTAGTCAAAAGGAACAGGGTTCATGTTCTGAGAAACACTCACGCTGAGCCCACAGGCGGTGTTGCCAATGCCAAGTTCTTAAATGGCCAGCCAATTGTTGTTACCAACGGCGGAGACAACCAGTTGAAGGAACTTGTGTTCGACCCTCCTCTCTCGACTACAAACAGCTCTGTTGTCTCTCCTCCTAGGCATTTACGTTCTCGTGGTGGGCATTCAGCACCACCCGTCGCCATAGTGTTCCCCAACGAAGATAAGTCTCACTTCGTTTACTCTGCTTCTAAGGATAGGTCATTGTGGTGCTTTTCGATGAGAAAAGACGCTCAGGCTCAGGAGGTATCTCAGAGATCTCCTAAGGATTCTAAGAAGAAGGGCGGCCCAGTTGCTCTGATGCGTGAAAAAGTTCCAGAGATCACTACGCTTGCAATGTCTGTTGCCAGAGAGGGGGACTGGGAGAATATGGTAACGGCTCACAAGAATGAAATATTTGCGAGAACCTGGGACTCTAAGCACAAACGCATTGGTCGCCATGAACTTGCAACTGTGGATGGCGGTTTTGCCAAAGCAGTATGTGTTTCCCACTGCGGTAACTTTGCTCTCGTTGGCTCTTCTAATGGTGGAATCGGTGCCTATAACTTGCAGTCGGGTTTGCTCCGAAAAAAGTATATGTTACACAAGAATAAAGCAGTCACTGGCTTGGCTATCGATGGTATGAATAGAAAAATGGTCAGCTGTGGTCTTGATGGAATTATTGGATTCTATAACTTCTCAGAGTCCAAGTATCTCGGGAAACTTGAGCTTGAGGCACCCATCACGAAGATGGTGTATCACAAGGGCTCCGACTTGGTTGCATGTGCTCTCGATGATTTGAgcattgttgttgttgatgtcgtCACTCAGAAAGTTGCCAGAGTTCTTTTCGGACACAGCAACAGAATCACAGACCTTGACTTTTCACCTGACGGACGCTGGATTGTAAGTGTCAGTCTTGACGGCACTTTAAGAACCTGGGACATCCCAACTGGTGGATGCATAGATGGTATCCGCCTTCCTAACGTGGCCACCAATGTCAAGTTCTCACCAATTGGAGACTTCTTGGCTACTACGCATGTCTCCAGCAATGGCATATCGCTCTGGACCAACAGAACACAATTCCATCCTGTTTCTACTAGACAGATGGAGGAAATTGAGTTTTCTACTGCCCTTTTACCAAATGTTTCTGGAGAAGGTGGTGCATCTATCATCGAAGGAGCTTTGGACATCACGGAACAAGACGAGCTTGATATTAACCAAGTTTACCATTCCGTCGATCAGATTAACGATGATCTCTTGACGTTGCATGTCGGAGACAGAAACAAATACTCGAACATATTGCatcttgatatcatcaaaaagagaaataaGCCTAAGGAGGCTCCAAAAAAGCCCGAAAAAGCACCATTTTTCTTATCATTGAGTGGTGAAGCGGTTGGCGATCAAGCCATTGTTGCAGAAAATGGGTTGACCAAATCTTCGAATGGTAGTTCAACATCCACTGAAGACTCACGCCTTAGAGCACTTAAAGAAACCGGAGAGCACAACTTTGAGTCTCAATTCACTCGTCTGCTTAGAGAAGGCAGCGAGTCGAATGACTATAAGGAAttcattgattttttggtGAATTCTGCTCCCTCGCTTATAGACCTCGAACTCCGCACGTTGAACACGTTCCCCCCTTTGCGTGAAATGACCAACTTCGTCATTTCCATGAACCAAGCGTTTGAGTTAAACTCCAACTACGATGTTTTGCAGGCCATTTTTGGCctcttcttgaaacacCATGGCGACGTCATATACGCCCatccagaagaagaagaattacACGAGGCGCTCGAGAGATGGGGACAATTGAATCAGCAGAAAGGTGACAAACTCGAGGAGCTTGTCAAGTATTGCTCTGGTGTCATCAATTTTGTGTCTACCGTGTAA
- a CDS encoding tRNA dihydrouridine synthase DUS3 has product MTQESNENGNVNIEPAAKRARTDDTEKGYAPIKPEFIIDGVKVEETYDDEAAEGGDRGAQPESSKRSKKNRGQNKKRDLKQQKEEVRLCSSILDPSDPKECKFGADKCKNTHDVDFYLSTKPADIEGTCPVFLALGYCPTGLKCRWLGSHYDKETKTLIKAETDLSSQNYEINKISPEHRMDLQKHRYVFEKAGPYNKYLDSLVKNDENIAKQREDAKENAATYTEPPFKPAEKKRLNLHRAKIVSPLTTVGNLPYRRLMKTLGADVTYSEMALSLPLLQGTKPEWALPKAHVSEYPGFGVQLAANHHQQASKAAEAIYREAPNVSELNLNCGCPIDLLYRQGQGSALLDQPSKLVRILNGMSACSGDIPVTFKIRTGTKDHKNTAQSLVKRVLTETDVAAVTLHGRSRQQRYTREADWSYIGEVAQTVKQINEEKQENKDLTDTQPIWFIGNGDCFTHEQWYDAVNTEGIDSVMVARGALIKPWIFEEIEAQQYLDKSASERLEYLRTFANFAVEHWGSDEYGIEVARRFLCEFIGFTHRYIPVGILEKFPPKLNQRPPKWRGRNELETLLGSTDYRDWIKITEMFLGKASPNFQFVPKHKSNSY; this is encoded by the coding sequence ATGACCCAAGAGAGTAATGAAAATGGGAATGTGAACATTGAGCCGGCTGCTAAAAGAGCTCGTACAGATGACACAGAAAAGGGTTACGCTCCAATCAAGCCAGAGTTTATTATCGATGGTGTGAAGGTTGAGGAAACCTACGACGATGAAGCAGCTGAAGGAGGTGACAGAGGAGCTCAGCCGGAAAGCTCAAAACgatcgaagaagaacagaggccagaacaagaaaaggGATCTCAAGcaacagaaagaagaggtgaGGTTATGCTCGAGTATCCTCGATCCTTCAGACCCTAAGGAATGTAAGTTCGGTGCTGACAAATGTAAGAACACTCACGATGTTGATTTCTACCTACTGACAAAGCCAGCGGACATTGAAGGCACTTGCCCGGTATTCTTGGCTTTAGGGTACTGTCCAACTGGTTTGAAGTGTAGGTGGTTGGGCAGCCACTACGACAAGGAGACCAAGACCCTTATCAAAGCAGAGACCGATCTCTCGAGTCAAAACTACGAAATCAATAAAATTTCCCCTGAGCACCGCATGGACCTTCAAAAGCATCGCTACGTGTTTGAAAAGGCCGGTCCTTATAATAAATACCTTGACTCGTTGGTCAAGAACGATGAGAATATCGCCAAACAGCGGGAAGATGCCAAGGAGAATGCTGCAACATACACTGAGCCTCCATTCAAACCTgctgagaagaaaagaCTTAATCTCCATAGAGCAAAGATTGTGTCGCCTCTTACCACTGTGGGTAATTTGCCTTACCGTCGTTTAATGAAGACGCTTGGTGCCGATGTAACGTACAGTGAGATGGCACTTTCCCTTCCGTTGCTTCAAGGCACAAAGCCAGAATGGGCGTTACCAAAAGCTCATGTCTCAGAGTACCCAGGTTTCGGCGTTCAGTTGGCTGCcaatcatcatcaacaagccTCCAAAGCTGCTGAGGCCATTTACAGAGAGGCACCCAATGTTTCCGAACTCAACTTGAACTGCGGCTGTCCCATCGATTTGCTATACCGTCAAGGGCAAGGTTCGGCTTTGTTGGATCAGCCTTCGAAACTTGTTCGTATATTGAACGGTATGAGCGCTTGTTCGGGTGACATTCCCGTGACATTCAAAATCAGAACCGGAACGAAGGATCACAAAAACACAGCACAATCATTGGTTAAAAGAGTGTTAACTGAGACTGATGTAGCAGCAGTAACGCTTCATGGCCGCTCTAGACAGCAAAGATACACCAGAGAGGCCGACTGGAGCTACATTGGGGAAGTTGCTCAAACAGTCAAGCAGATCAATGAGGAGAAACAAGAGAACAAGGACCTAACCGATACCCAGCCAATTTGGTTTATTGGCAACGGCGACTGCTTCACCCATGAGCAGTGGTATGATGCTGTCAATACTGAAGGTATTGACTCGGTTATGGTAGCAAGAGGAGCACTTATCAAACCATGGATCTTTGAGGAAATTGAAGCTCAGCAATACCTCGACAAGTCTGCTTCTGAACGTCTTGAATATTTACGCACATTCGCTAACTTTGCCGTTGAGCACTGGGGCTCAGACGAGTATGGTATTGAGGTGGCAAGGAGATTCCTTTGTGAGTTCATTGGATTCACGCATAGATATATCCCGGTTGGCATACTAGAGAAGTTTCCTCCCAAATTGAATCAAAGGCCACCGAAATGGCGTGGCAGAAACGAGTTGGAAACGCTTCTTGGATCTACAGACTACAGGGACTGGATTAAAATCACAGAGATGTTTCTCGGAAAAGCATCACCTAATTTCCAGTTCGTACCTAAACACAAGAGTAACTCTTATTAA
- the ECM3 gene encoding putative ATPase has translation MGAPLGMIIYASVKPIFKIYFIIGIGFYLARRNILTVTTCRDISDAIVTAIMPCLIFNNVVTNLKSSDIKNIGIIFFEGTILFAVGALCSLVTYYVCRSPKRWFGGLISVGLFPNISDLPIAYLQTLSKTGSLFSAEEGDKGVAYVCIFLASQVFYQFSLGLFRLVRYDFRDELDRKPLDEEEEIDTTQLHSTSSNSPHTTKEHHHESSASDEESASSEEHQGEPQTLSGESSESRQHGEFLMQRDQENRSVSHSMNSNDLDSIDSSMRQRRGTNTSNATMYYSLHQSTSRSADLRRAKSQDVEDVIHEYSEFERLKTNEARSTHSGVSEIGIEIEPLGRKEQSEKEEDITKSPSRTMRYWKMFLNTIVNFKAPNSVSLIVSLIIAMSPPLKALFVKSNFYMPSAPDEMPPLSFLMDLASYVGAASVPLGLLLLGATIARLKVNSIIPGFWKTILAVTASRLIIMPIFGVGFTTGLYKAGWFGDDKLVRFVSVLEFGLPNATALVYFTAFYTDPNSPEHLQMDCLAMVLLAQYSILFITLPFLITFTMKVSLGF, from the coding sequence ATGGGAGCCCCACTTGGCATGATCATCTACGCTTCAGTGAAGCccatcttcaagatatATTTCATTATAGGCATAGGTTTTTACTTGGCCCGAAGAAATATCCTTACAGTGACAACTTGCCGAGACATTTCAGATGCCATCGTCACGGCGATCATGCCGTGCTTGATTTTCAACAATGTCGTGACTAACCTCAAGAGCTCagacatcaagaacattgGCAttatcttctttgaagGCACTATCTTGTTTGCAGTGGGCGCTTTGTGTTCGCTTGTGACGTACTACGTGTGCAGATCCCCCAAACGCTGGTTTGGCGGGTTGATCTCGGTGGGTTTGTTTCCCAACATTTCGGATCTACCCATTGCATATTTGCAAACGCTCTCAAAAACAGGATCCCTTTTCTCTGCTGAGGAAGGCGACAAGGGTGTGGCTTATGTTTGTATCTTCTTGGCGTCGCAGGTTTTCTACCAGTTTTCGCTAGGCTTGTTTCGACTCGTCAGGTACGATTTCAGAGATGAGCTCGACAGAAAACCgcttgacgaagaagaagagataGATACCACACAATTGCATTCGACGTCGTCAAATTCACCTCATACAACAAAAGAACACCACCATGAAAGCCTGGCATCTGACGAAGAGTCCGCAAGCTCCGAGGAGCACCAAGGAGAACCGCAAACTCTTTCTGGAGAGCTGCTGGAAAGCCGCCAACATGGCGAGTTCCTCATGCAGCGTGATCAGGAGAATCGTTCGGTGAGCCACTCAATGAATTCAAACGATTTGGACTCAATAGACTCCTCAATGAGACAGCGGCGTGGTACCAACACCTCAAACGCTACAATGTACTACTCTTTGCATCAATCTACGTCGAGATCGGCAGATttgagaagagcaaaatcTCAAGATGTCGAGGATGTGATTCACGAGTACTCTGAGTTTGAGAGACTCAAGACTAACGAGGCCAGAAGCACCCATTCAGGTGTCAGCGAAATAGGCATTGAGATAGAACCTCTTGGGAGAAAAGAGCAACtggaaaaggaagaagacataACTAAGTCACCTTCTCGAACAATGAGATACTGGAAAATGTTTCTCAACACCATTGTGAATTTCAAGGCTCCAAACTCGGTGTCCTTGATCGTGTCGCTTATCATTGCCATGTCACCACCTCTCAAAGCCCTCTTTGTGAAGAGTAACTTTTACATGCCCAGCGCACCTGACGAGATGCCTCCATTGTCTTTCCTCATGGACCTTGCAAGTTACGTGGGTGCGGCATCAGTCCCGCTCGGTTTGTTGCTTTTGGGAGCCACCATTGCTCGGTTGAAAGTGAACCTGATCATCCCAGGCTTCTGGAAAACCATCTTGGCTGTCACTGCCAGCCGATTGATCATCATGCCCATTTTTGGCGTGGGCTTCACTACAGGACTATACAAAGCAGGGTGGTTTGGCGATGATAAGCTTGTGCGCTTTGTGAGCGTACTAGAGTTTGGCTTGCCCAACGCTACTGCTTTGGTGTATTTTACAGCATTCTACACTGATCCCAACTCTCCCGAGCACCTCCAGATGGACTGCTTGGCCATGGTGCTTTTGGCACAATACTCAATTCTTTTCATCACTTTACCCTTCCTCATCACATTCACAATGAAGGTTTCCCTCGGTTTTTAG
- the POB3 gene encoding FACT complex subunit POB3 — MANTDFEKIYLNQSRLTGRMRIADSGLGWKAAQSSTDASNNKPFLLPSEEILAAHWSRGSRGYELRVQTRNQGVVSLDGFDQEDFTKMKQELQRNFHVALEHKEHSLRGWNWGQTDLARNELVFQVNNKPSFELPYSDISNSNLTGKNEVAVEFNLGNDNKAGDELVEMRFYIPGVVENETTKTVEDENGEKKQEEETEEVSAASVFYDQLKDKADIGQVAGEAIVSFSDVLFLTPRGRYDIDMYATSLRLRGKTYDYKIQYKQIERIFSLPKPDDVHHLIVLQIDPPLRQGQTKYPFLVLQFSREEETELELNLADDEYEAKYKERLKKKYDTQTYLVMAHCLKGLMERRLIVPGSFRSRFMQAGVACSLKASEGYLYPLDRCFLFVTKPTVYIPYSEVSNVTMSRTGGGVSASRTFDLEVNLRGSNQSHVFANIDKEEQEAVERFCSEKGLRVKNEEKMAKAMNEEDDDDDDADVDMGSAGDDESDEDGDFGSGSESDVAEEFDSNASASDSDQSMDEAEDDDRPPKKKTKN; from the coding sequence ATGGCCAACACGGATTTCGAGAAGATCTACCTTAATCAGTCGAGGTTGACGGGCCGCATGCGTATTGCTGACTCCGGTTTGGGATGGAAAGCGGCGCAGAGCTCGACAGATGCAAGCAACAATAAACCGTTTCTTTTACCTTCTGAAGAGATCCTCGCTGCCCACTGGTCTCGTGGCTCTCGTGGCTACGAGTTGAGAGTGCAGACGAGGAATCAAGGAGTGGTGCTGCTTGATGGGTTTGACCAGGAAGATTTtacgaagatgaagcaggAACTACAGAGAAATTTTCACGTTGCCTTGGAGCACAAGGAGCATTCGTTGAGAGGATGGAACTGGGGCCAGACGGATTTGGCAAGAAATGAGTTGGTTTTCCAAGTGAACAACAAGCCCAGCTTTGAACTTCCCTACTCAGACATCTCCAATTCAAACTTGACGGGTAAGAACGAAGTGGCTGTAGAATTCAATTTGGGCAACGACAATAAGGCTGGTGACGAGTTGGTGGAGATGAGATTCTACATTCCTGGCGTGGTTGAGAACGAAACAACAAAAACGGTGGAAGACGAGAAtggtgagaagaaacaagaagaggagacCGAAGAAGTCAGTGCAGCCTCTGTCTTCTACGACCAGCTCAAGGACAAGGCAGACATTGGCCAGGTTGCCGGTGAAGCTATTGTATCTTTCAGCGACGTGTTGTTCTTGACACCAAGAGGCCGTTACGATATTGACATGTACGCGACTTCCTTGAGATTGCGTGGTAAGACCTACGACTACAAAATTCAGTACAAGCAGATTGAAAGAATCTtttcattgccaaagcCAGATGACGTGCACCACTTAATCGTGTTGCAGATTGATCCTCCTTTGAGGCAAGGTCAAACTAAGTATCCCTTCTTGGTGTTGCAATTCTctagagaagaagagactGAGCTCGAGTTAAACTTGGCTGACGACGAATACGAAGCCAAGTACAAGGaaagattgaagaagaaatacGACACGCAAACATACTTGGTGATGGCCCACTGTTTGAAAGGGTTGATGGAGCGTCGCTTGATCGTGCCAGGTTCGTTCCGGTCTCGTTTCATGCAAGCAGGTGTGGCGTGTTCGTTGAAGGCGTCCGAAGGATACTTATACCCGTTGGACAGATGTTTCTTGTTTGTCACCAAGCCCACAGTGTACATACCTTACTCTGAGGTGAGCAATGTGACCATGTCCAGAACCGGAGGCGGTGTTTCAGCGTCACGTACGTTTGACCTTGAAGTGAACTTGCGTGGATCGAACCAGTCTCATGTATTTGCCAACATCGACAaggaagaacaagaagcagTTGAGAGATTCTGTCTGGAGAAAGGGTTGAGAGTGAAgaacgaggagaagatggcCAAGGCCATGAACGAGGAggatgacgacgatgacgatgcCGATGTGGACATGGGCAGCGCCGGAGACGACGAGAGCGACGAagatggtgattttgggTCCGGCTCCGAATCCGACGTTGCGGAGGAGTTTGACCTGAATGCGTCCGCGTCCGATTCAGACCAACTGATGGACGAGGCCGAGGACGACGACAGGCCAcctaagaagaagacgaaaaaCTAA
- the HOM2 gene encoding aspartate-semialdehyde dehydrogenase, with the protein MVKAGVLGATGSVGQRFILLLAEHPEFEIHALGASARSAGKPYNDAVTWKQTALLPEVARNMIVEECKPEGRFAECDVVFSGLDADFAGEIEKAFCEAGKAVISNAKNYRRDPGVPLVVPIVNPDHLSVIEKKTADARKAGKEKPGFIVCISNCSTAGLVAPLKPLVDKFGPIDALTTTTLQAISGAGFSPGVSGIDVLDNIVPYIGGEEEKMEWETRKILGKPNADGTGFELVDEDKMRVSAQCNRVAVSDGHTECISFRFANRPPPSVEEVKQTMKEYVCDASKLGCPSAPKQTIHVLEEQDRPQPRLDRDRDSGYGVSVGRVREDPVLDFKMVVLSHNTIIGAAGAGILIAEILKAKSII; encoded by the coding sequence ATGGTCAAAGCAGGCGTTTTAGGTGCCACCGGGTCCGTAGGCCAGCGTTTCATCTTGTTATTGGCTGAACATCCAGAGTTCGAAATCCACGCCTTGGGCGCTTCCGCCCGTTCTGCTGGTAAGCCGTACAATGACGCAGTTACCTGGAAACAGACAGCATTGTTGCCTGAAGTGGCCAGAAACATGATTGTCGAGGAGTGCAAGCCTGAAGGAAGATTTGCTGAATGTGATGTCGTCTTTTCAGGGCTAGACGCCGACTTTGCCGGTGAGATCGAGAAGGCATTTTGCGAGGCTGGCAAGGCGGTGATTTCCAACGCTAAGAACTACAGAAGAGACCCGGGGGTGCCTTTGGTTGTGCCAATCGTCAACCCAGATCACTTGAGTGTTatagagaagaagacggcCGACGCCAGAAAGGCAGGCAAGGAGAAACCGGGTTTCATTGTGTGTATTTCCAACTGCTCTACCGCAGGCTTGGTGGCTCCATTGAAACCTTTGGTCGATAAGTTTGGCCCCATCGACGCCTTGACCACCACGACATTGCAGGCTATTTCTGGTGCAGGGTTTTCCCCTGGTGTTTCTGGTATAGACGTGTTGGACAACATTGTACCTTACATTGgaggcgaagaagaaaagatggAATGGGAAACAAGGAAGATCTTGGGTAAGCCAAATGCTGATGGCACTGGTTTTGAGCTTGTCGACGAGGACAAGATGAGAGTTAGCGCTCAGTGCAACCGTGTGGCCGTCAGCGATGGTCACACCGAATGCATTTCCTTCAGATTTGCCAACAGACCACCACCTTCTGTGGAAGAGGTCAAGCAGACTATGAAGGAGTACGTTTGTGACGCCTCGAAGTTGGGATGCCCATCTGCGCCCAAACAGACCATCCACGTTTTGGAGGAGCAGGATAGACCTCAGCCAAGATTGGACAGGGACAGGGACTCTGGTTACGGTGTTTCTGTGGGCAGAGTTAGAGAAGACCCCGTGTTGGACTTCAAGATGGTTGTCTTGTCCCACAACACCATCATTGGCGCAGCCGGCGCCGGGATCTTGATTGCCGAGATCTTGAAGGCGAAGAGCATTATCTAG
- a CDS encoding S-adenosylmethionine-dependent methyltransferase: MDISSSISEVNLEEIYEHVYDIHVDHKPREYQHLGYVDKSTDKLHLSLPTSGDELTITQSRSSLSGQEASSTGFVCWQSVSFLADWILGDQRCPFYKYFKGEPKLNVLELGTGVSAVLATLLGPRSRHYVATDQKHILKLMKKNFVDNVASSKFSSSTIEWSQIEDTSDWSKVDIVECDWEAPHHGIDRCRDLMGQDFPDFIIATDTVYNEYLVPFFVQVLSTMMGPHTGALVVVQLRDEAITAKFVEEVATQKMKLFTIKDELLSEDLIKGFGVYYILK, from the coding sequence ATGGACATCTCTCTGAGCATCTCTGAGGtcaatcttgaagagataTACGAACATGTATACGACATTCACGTAGACCACAAGCCGAGAGAATACCAGCACCTAGGCTACGTTGACAAGTCCACCGACAAACTACATCTCTCTCTTCCCACCAGTGGAGATGAGCTAACCATCACCCAGTCACGATCGTCACTTTCTGGCCAGGAAGCCCTGAGTACAGGTTTTGTGTGTTGGCAGTCAGTAAGCTTTTTAGCCGACTGGATCTTGGGGGACCAGCGGTGTCCATTTTACAAATACTTCAAAGGTGAGCCAAAGTTGAATGTGCTAGAGCTAGGAACAGGCGTGAGCGCGGTGTTGGCAACCTTACTAGGGCCCAGGAGCAGGCATTACGTGGCCACTGACCAAAAACACATACTTaagctcatgaagaagaactttgtTGACAACGTGGCCCTGTCGAAGTTCTCTAGCTCCACAattgaatggctgcaaattgagGACACCAGTGACTGGTCTAAGGTAGATATCGTGGAGTGCGACTGGGAAGCTCCACATCATGGGATTGACAGGTGTAGAGACTTAATGGGCCAAGACTTTCCTGATTTCATCATTGCCACAGACACCGTCTACAATGAGTATCTCGTGCCATTTTTCGTGCAAGTGTTGTCGACCATGATGGGTCCCCATACTGGAGCCTTGGTAGTTGTGCAGTTGCGAGACGAGGCTATTACTGCCAAGTTTGTAGAGGAGGTGGCCACAcaaaagatgaagttgttcacGATAAAAGATGAGCTACTTTCTGAGGATCTCATCAAAGGTTTTGGAGTATATTATATTTTAAAGTGA